In a genomic window of Candidatus Binatia bacterium:
- a CDS encoding PKD domain-containing protein codes for MPAKRSWSWILSGLIVCSTLALHACTQSEPEKTEQPASAPSAAAPAAPAPGQPAQAPAPGATMSMVIDELYVDAEADPDEGAPPLTVKFTSTVEDATGAVTCTWDFGDGTPASNDMNPTHVYQAEGDYVVTLKCKDSKGIEGETEIDVSVYTEE; via the coding sequence ATGCCTGCGAAACGCTCGTGGTCGTGGATCCTGTCTGGCCTCATCGTGTGCAGCACGCTCGCGCTGCACGCCTGCACGCAGTCCGAGCCCGAGAAGACCGAGCAGCCCGCGTCGGCTCCGAGCGCGGCGGCTCCGGCGGCACCCGCGCCCGGGCAGCCTGCGCAGGCGCCCGCTCCCGGCGCGACGATGTCGATGGTGATCGACGAGCTCTACGTCGACGCCGAAGCCGACCCCGACGAGGGCGCGCCGCCGCTCACCGTCAAGTTCACCTCGACGGTGGAGGACGCGACCGGCGCGGTCACGTGCACCTGGGACTTCGGCGACGGCACGCCGGCGAGCAACGACATGAACCCGACGCACGTGTACCAGGCGGAGGGCGACTACGTGGTCACCCTCAAGTGCAAGGACTCGAAGGGGATCGAGGGCGAGACCGAGATCGACGTCAGCGTTTACACGGAAGAGTGA
- a CDS encoding dienelactone hydrolase family protein codes for MDVQGEMVEIRTGDGVMPAYRSQPVGEGPFPGVIVVMEAFGLNGHIKEVADRIAREGYVTIAPDLYYRHPGERVCAYSELQRAIGLMMELPGYDAIVGDVRATIDHLEALPSVKRGAIGMTGFCMGGFITFLAACRLPLRAAAPFYGGGIGRNMMPSERRPHPPIEEAQGIGAKMVVFYGEKDAFIPPDEVALVKERLAALGKDAEVIVYPGADHGFFCDERPSYHAAAAQDAWKRLLRLFETTLKK; via the coding sequence GTGGACGTGCAGGGCGAGATGGTCGAGATCCGGACCGGCGACGGCGTGATGCCGGCCTACCGGTCCCAACCGGTGGGTGAGGGGCCCTTTCCGGGCGTCATCGTGGTGATGGAGGCCTTCGGGCTGAACGGCCACATCAAGGAGGTCGCCGATCGGATCGCCCGTGAGGGCTACGTGACGATCGCTCCGGACCTCTACTACCGCCATCCCGGCGAGCGCGTCTGCGCCTACTCCGAGCTGCAGCGGGCGATCGGGCTCATGATGGAGCTCCCGGGCTACGACGCGATCGTCGGCGACGTGCGGGCGACGATCGACCACCTCGAAGCGCTGCCGTCGGTCAAGCGCGGCGCGATCGGCATGACCGGCTTCTGCATGGGCGGCTTCATCACCTTCCTCGCCGCCTGCCGGCTGCCGCTGCGCGCGGCGGCGCCGTTCTACGGCGGCGGCATCGGCCGCAACATGATGCCGAGCGAGCGTCGACCGCACCCGCCGATCGAGGAGGCGCAGGGGATCGGCGCCAAGATGGTGGTCTTCTACGGCGAGAAGGACGCCTTCATCCCGCCCGACGAGGTCGCGCTGGTGAAGGAGCGCCTCGCGGCGCTCGGCAAGGACGCCGAGGTGATCGTCTACCCGGGCGCGGACCACGGCTTCTTCTGCGACGAGCGGCCGTCGTACCACGCGGCTGCGGCGCAGGACGCGTGGAAGCGTCTGCTGCGGCTCTTCGAAACGACGCTCAAGAAGTGA
- a CDS encoding electron transfer flavoprotein subunit alpha/FixB family protein gives MATVLVYIEHAHGKLLKSSLVAVRAAQEVAKKGNDDVVALVLGQGIDAIASEVAGHGVKQVVAIDDARLASYVADLQAKAVAHVAKEKGATWVVGAATAQGKDFFPRVAQLLDAGMASDITAFNEDGTITRPTYAGNALATVTIETPVKVVTVRTTAFEPAEKSGSASVEKAALPADVTSKMRFVSFNETKSDRPSLGDATIVVSGGRGLKSGENFKEYLEPLVDVLGAAMGASRAAVDAGFVPNDLQVGQTGKVVAPQLYIAVGISGAIQHLAGMKDSKVIVAINKDPDAPIFSVADYGLVADLFKAVPEMTEEVKKLKAS, from the coding sequence ATGGCAACGGTTCTGGTCTACATCGAGCACGCGCACGGCAAGCTCCTGAAGAGCTCGCTGGTGGCCGTCCGCGCCGCACAGGAAGTCGCGAAGAAGGGCAACGACGACGTCGTCGCCCTCGTACTCGGTCAGGGCATCGACGCGATCGCCTCGGAGGTCGCGGGCCACGGCGTCAAGCAAGTGGTCGCGATCGACGACGCGCGGCTCGCGAGCTACGTCGCCGACCTGCAGGCGAAGGCGGTCGCGCACGTCGCCAAGGAGAAGGGCGCGACCTGGGTGGTCGGCGCCGCGACCGCGCAGGGCAAGGACTTCTTCCCGCGCGTCGCGCAGCTCCTCGACGCCGGCATGGCGAGCGACATCACGGCGTTCAACGAGGACGGCACGATCACCCGTCCGACCTACGCCGGCAACGCGCTCGCGACGGTGACGATCGAGACGCCGGTCAAGGTGGTCACGGTGCGCACCACCGCGTTCGAGCCGGCCGAGAAGTCGGGCAGCGCGAGCGTCGAGAAGGCCGCCCTGCCCGCCGACGTGACGAGCAAGATGCGCTTCGTCTCGTTCAACGAGACCAAGAGCGATCGTCCGTCGCTCGGCGACGCGACCATCGTCGTCTCCGGTGGCCGCGGCCTCAAGTCGGGCGAGAACTTCAAGGAGTACCTCGAGCCGCTCGTCGACGTGCTCGGCGCCGCGATGGGCGCCTCGCGCGCCGCGGTGGACGCGGGCTTCGTGCCGAACGACCTGCAGGTCGGCCAGACCGGCAAGGTGGTGGCGCCGCAGCTCTACATCGCGGTCGGCATCTCCGGCGCGATCCAGCATCTCGCCGGCATGAAGGACTCGAAGGTCATCGTGGCGATCAACAAGGATCCGGACGCGCCGATCTTCAGCGTCGCGGACTATGGTCTGGTCGCCGACCTCTTCAAGGCCGTCCCTGAGATGACGGAAGAGGTGAAGAAGCTGAAGGCGAGCTGA
- a CDS encoding methionyl-tRNA formyltransferase, whose protein sequence is MRPDRIHDHERFAGIRSTSEETGTFGTFGEALSSVARAWEAACPLGIERGFHASRRAMRVVLVGQAAFAQRVLQGLLASGHEVVAAYAPPEKGGKPDPLAAAAAEAGVPVRTPASYKTEEVAREFRELNADLGVLAYVTKIIPPAVFEAPRLGTLCFHPSLLPRYRGGSALAWQIIRGETRGGYTVFWTDAGIDTGPILLQEEVEIGPDDTAGSLYFDKIFEKGVAGTVRAVDMVAAGTAPRIPQDESQASYDPLCTDEHAGVRWELPCKQVYDLIRGCDPQPGAHTRLRGETLRLYDARRVGDDVRGAAPGTVLAVDERGIVVAAGQGDGAGAIAIGRVRGAGGKVKAAEFAAEAKLAAGERLG, encoded by the coding sequence ATGAGGCCAGACAGGATCCACGACCACGAGCGTTTCGCAGGCATTCGTTCGACCTCCGAGGAAACAGGTACGTTTGGTACGTTCGGCGAAGCCTTATCATCCGTCGCGAGAGCTTGGGAAGCCGCGTGTCCGCTTGGAATCGAGCGCGGCTTCCATGCTAGCCGACGGGCCATGCGTGTCGTTCTCGTTGGTCAGGCTGCGTTCGCACAACGTGTCTTGCAGGGTTTGCTCGCGTCCGGGCACGAGGTCGTGGCGGCGTATGCGCCGCCGGAGAAGGGCGGCAAGCCCGATCCGCTCGCGGCCGCGGCCGCCGAGGCGGGCGTCCCGGTGCGGACGCCGGCGAGCTACAAGACCGAGGAGGTCGCGCGCGAGTTCCGCGAGCTGAACGCCGACCTCGGCGTGCTCGCCTACGTCACCAAGATCATCCCGCCCGCGGTGTTCGAGGCGCCGCGCCTCGGCACGCTGTGCTTCCACCCGTCGCTCTTGCCGCGCTACCGCGGCGGCAGCGCGCTCGCCTGGCAGATCATCCGCGGCGAGACGCGCGGCGGCTACACCGTCTTCTGGACCGACGCCGGCATCGACACCGGACCGATCCTGCTCCAGGAAGAGGTCGAGATCGGTCCCGACGACACCGCCGGCTCGCTGTACTTCGACAAGATCTTCGAGAAGGGCGTCGCCGGGACGGTGCGCGCGGTCGACATGGTGGCCGCGGGCACCGCGCCGCGCATCCCGCAGGACGAGTCGCAGGCGAGCTACGACCCGCTGTGCACCGACGAGCACGCGGGCGTGCGCTGGGAGCTGCCGTGCAAGCAGGTCTACGACCTGATCCGCGGCTGTGATCCGCAGCCCGGCGCGCACACGCGCCTGCGCGGCGAGACGCTGCGTCTCTACGACGCGCGCCGGGTCGGCGACGACGTGCGCGGCGCCGCGCCCGGGACGGTGCTCGCGGTCGACGAGCGCGGGATCGTCGTCGCGGCCGGGCAGGGCGACGGCGCCGGCGCGATCGCCATCGGCCGCGTGCGCGGCGCGGGCGGCAAGGTCAAGGCGGCGGAGTTCGCGGCCGAGGCGAAGCTCGCGGCGGGCGAGCGGCTCGGCTGA
- a CDS encoding N-formylglutamate amidohydrolase translates to MARSAGGRVLWVLTCEHASYAVPREYRGLGVPRAAIRDHIGWDIGAHAVQREVARRLGVPYVASRWSRLLIDCNRDPRDPSLIVRQSDGVVVPGNARVDAAERRRRIALYHEPYHAAVDRMVARAKRRHPDAAVQILALHSFTPVLNGNPRPFDIGVLFDAYPVLARRLGRALAKLGYRVRYNEPYSGLDGLIYSARRHGEAHDVAYVELEINNALLRTRAGVARLGRDVARALASLTLPCKR, encoded by the coding sequence GTGGCGCGGTCGGCGGGCGGACGCGTCCTCTGGGTGCTGACGTGCGAGCACGCGAGCTACGCGGTGCCGCGCGAGTACCGCGGTCTCGGCGTGCCGCGCGCGGCGATCCGCGACCACATCGGCTGGGACATCGGCGCCCACGCGGTCCAGCGCGAGGTCGCGAGGCGGCTCGGTGTTCCCTACGTCGCGTCGCGCTGGTCGCGCCTGCTGATCGACTGCAACCGCGATCCGCGCGACCCGAGCCTGATCGTCCGCCAGAGCGACGGGGTGGTGGTGCCGGGCAACGCGCGGGTCGACGCGGCCGAGCGTCGCCGGCGGATCGCGCTCTACCACGAGCCCTACCACGCGGCGGTCGACCGCATGGTGGCGCGCGCCAAGCGTCGTCATCCGGACGCGGCCGTGCAGATCCTCGCGCTGCACAGCTTCACGCCGGTGCTGAACGGCAACCCGCGGCCGTTCGACATCGGCGTGCTGTTCGATGCCTACCCGGTGCTCGCCCGCCGGCTCGGGCGCGCGCTCGCGAAGCTCGGCTACCGGGTGCGCTACAACGAGCCCTACTCGGGGCTCGACGGGTTGATCTACAGCGCTCGCCGACACGGCGAGGCGCACGACGTCGCCTACGTCGAGCTCGAGATCAACAACGCGCTGCTACGCACGCGCGCGGGCGTCGCGCGCCTGGGACGCGACGTCGCCCGCGCGCTCGCGAGCCTCACTCTTCCGTGTAAACGCTGA
- a CDS encoding IclR family transcriptional regulator yields MVRRDKTNYVIQSVAHALDVLEQFAGDTEELGVTDLSKRLKLHKNNVFRLLATLESRGYIEQNKSTENYRLGIRCLQLGQTFVQQMGLLRQARPIMEDVVKACQETVYLSLLRRASVVPLQSVEADRPVRVISLLGQALPLHCTAAGKVHLAFESEEEIKQSLPESLERHTDKTITRRVDLIADLRAVAERGYAIEAAEYLPDLMSIAVPIRDYTRTVVGSLSITAPEYRLSPDRIEREIAPLALRAGRDLSNRLGYNA; encoded by the coding sequence ATGGTGCGACGCGACAAAACCAACTACGTGATTCAGTCGGTGGCGCATGCCCTCGACGTCCTCGAGCAGTTCGCAGGCGACACCGAGGAGCTCGGCGTCACCGACCTCTCCAAGCGGCTCAAGCTGCACAAGAACAACGTCTTCCGTCTGCTCGCGACGCTCGAGTCGCGCGGCTACATCGAGCAGAACAAGTCGACCGAGAACTACCGCCTGGGCATCCGCTGCCTGCAGCTCGGCCAGACCTTCGTCCAGCAGATGGGGCTGCTGCGCCAGGCGCGTCCGATCATGGAGGACGTCGTCAAGGCGTGTCAGGAGACGGTCTACCTGAGCCTGCTGCGGCGTGCGTCGGTGGTGCCGCTGCAGTCGGTCGAGGCGGACCGTCCGGTGCGGGTCATCTCGCTCCTCGGCCAGGCGCTGCCGCTGCACTGCACGGCCGCGGGCAAGGTTCACCTCGCGTTCGAGTCCGAGGAAGAGATCAAGCAATCGCTGCCGGAGTCGCTCGAGCGCCACACCGACAAGACCATCACCAGGCGCGTCGATCTGATCGCCGATCTGCGCGCGGTCGCCGAGCGCGGCTACGCCATCGAGGCCGCCGAGTACCTGCCCGACCTGATGTCGATCGCGGTGCCGATTCGCGACTACACGCGCACCGTGGTCGGTAGCCTGTCGATCACGGCGCCCGAGTACCGTCTTTCGCCCGATCGCATCGAGCGCGAGATCGCGCCGCTCGCGCTGCGCGCCGGACGCGATCTCTCGAACCGGCTCGGCTACAACGCCTGA
- a CDS encoding electron transfer flavoprotein subunit beta/FixA family protein — protein sequence MKILVPIKRVPDPQTNISVKADGSGIVTDNVKFVINPFDEIALEEALRIKEKQGGAEVVLVSIGQKVAQEQLRTGLAMGADRAVLVLSDDELDPSVTANVLKKLVEQENPDLVLLGKQAIDDDANQTGQILASILDWPQATFASKVEFSDDKKEVTVTREVDGGLETVAFALPGVITTDLRLNEPRYASLPGIMKARKKELKEIPLAELGVDTTPRVKTHKLAPPPKRAAGRKVESVQELVNLLHTEAKLI from the coding sequence GTGAAGATCCTGGTACCGATCAAGCGGGTTCCGGACCCGCAGACGAACATCAGCGTGAAGGCGGACGGGTCGGGCATCGTCACCGACAACGTCAAGTTCGTGATCAACCCCTTCGACGAGATCGCGCTCGAGGAAGCGCTGCGCATCAAGGAGAAGCAGGGTGGCGCGGAGGTCGTGCTGGTCTCGATCGGCCAGAAGGTCGCCCAGGAGCAGCTGCGCACCGGCCTCGCGATGGGCGCCGACCGCGCGGTCCTGGTGCTGTCGGACGACGAGCTCGATCCTTCGGTCACCGCGAACGTGCTGAAGAAGCTCGTCGAGCAGGAGAACCCGGACCTGGTGCTGCTCGGCAAGCAGGCGATCGACGACGACGCGAACCAGACCGGCCAGATCCTGGCGTCGATCCTCGACTGGCCTCAGGCGACGTTCGCGTCGAAGGTCGAGTTCTCCGACGACAAGAAGGAGGTCACGGTGACGCGCGAGGTCGACGGTGGCCTCGAGACCGTCGCGTTCGCGCTGCCCGGTGTCATCACCACCGATCTGCGCCTCAACGAGCCGCGCTATGCCTCGCTGCCCGGCATCATGAAGGCGCGCAAGAAGGAGCTCAAGGAGATCCCGCTCGCCGAGCTCGGCGTCGACACCACGCCGCGCGTCAAGACGCACAAGCTCGCCCCGCCGCCGAAGCGCGCTGCCGGGCGCAAGGTCGAGTCGGTGCAGGAGCTCGTCAACCTGCTGCACACCGAAGCGAAGCTGATCTGA